A genomic segment from Terriglobia bacterium encodes:
- the aroH gene encoding chorismate mutase, translating into MPPAVRALRGATTVDADTAAQVTERMQELLAAVLERNGLVHDDVISILFTATEDVVSMFPATAARGIGLGDVPLICARELSVVGATPLCLRVMLHVATQRQRSELHHVYLHGARGLRDDLPE; encoded by the coding sequence ATGCCTCCCGCCGTTCGCGCCCTGCGGGGCGCCACCACTGTCGATGCCGACACCGCGGCACAGGTCACCGAGCGCATGCAGGAGCTACTGGCCGCCGTGCTGGAGCGCAACGGCCTGGTCCACGACGATGTGATCAGCATCCTGTTCACCGCCACGGAAGATGTGGTGTCGATGTTCCCAGCGACCGCAGCCCGGGGCATCGGCCTCGGTGACGTCCCACTGATCTGCGCCCGGGAGCTGTCGGTGGTCGGTGCCACACCGCTGTGCCTCCGGGTCATGCTGCACGTAGCCACCCAACGGCAACGGAGCGAGCTGCACCACGTCTACCTGCACGGCGCCCGGGGACTGCGTGACGACCTCCCCGAATGA